The Penaeus chinensis breed Huanghai No. 1 chromosome 16, ASM1920278v2, whole genome shotgun sequence sequence TTGACACAAGTTTTGAGCTGTGGTGTTTTCTTTAAGTTTTGGgctgtgtttgttttcatatacGATTTGAGCTGTGGTGTTTTATTTAAGTTTTGAgctgtgtttgttttcatatacGAATTGAGCTGTGGTGTCTTCCTTGAGATAACATTTGGGCTGTGGATTTTTTATTTGAGATAAGATTTGAGCTGTGGAATGTCATTTGACATAagtttgtggtgttttatttgagATAAGTTtactttctctatttgttttatGCACGATGAGTCAGGATATATCATGAATTATGATACCATATCTTGTTTTGTGTTCACAGGGGAGAATTTCGTTAATTATGCGTTGTATTGACagcggtggaagaggagaaggcccTGAAAACTTGGAGCTAAGTAACTAAGTAACTAAGTAGCTTAACTTTGTTTGTACATTCTCCTTGGCTTACCTCGTCTTTCATGTCCTTCCATAAACATTCTATGGAATTTAGATCTGGACTGTTTCCAGCCCACCAAGCACTCTAATATAATACTTACCCAAATGGTATTTCACACTTCggctgtgtggcagggagctccatcatCTGTGAAAATGCTGTTATcatctgggaaccactcacgaagGTGGGGTAGAAGACGTCTACCAATGATGGcacgatatccaacttgatttagataaccttttacaatctctaatcttcCAGCACCCATGACAAAGATCACAGACCCCACCATCAACTTGGaagggaattttacttgtgctctctaGCAGTCGTGGTGGTCCTTCTCTAAACTGGTACTTCTAACACATTTTCATCTGTCCTTCAGTATTTATACTgtagactcatcagagaaacaaacctgcatGTCTGGATCATTCAAATAAAACCCCCTTGAACTCCATCTCTAACATGACCTTTTTTCTGATCTCGCCTTTGacacaaacatgaacatcatattagatgtaatattctgtaacatatatttttcccatgtatacatatgcatttcactaaattatgtttgaatcacaCATGAACGcagtcaaaaggaagatttaagtaaGCTCTATCTTTTCCTAATCCTCTGATGTCCGATCCTTGAGAACCTTCGCCTAGaccagtcgtttcttcctcatggtaCCTTAGTTGGCCTGCATGCAAGACATcccatctcatttttttttctgactgtcgTGCTAACACTTGATGCCATAGTTCTTCTATTCATTAACCAGTTGCTTGGACGACTTTGAATGATCTTGGTTAGCCATATTCACaagcattctgtcctgtctgggAGAGGACACAAGCTTCCACATTTTCCTCTTCGACGACTGGGTTTGTAGTTTTCCAAATgatcaagttttcttttctttttctgcaatTGAAGTTTTGGAGACACCCACTTTCTTGGCTATTTCCCGTTGGTTTAGAGACGTTTCTCGGAGATAAACATCGATAGCAGAAAATCTGCCTGACTCTGATTCCTCAACCCATGGTTCTTCAGTAGACATTCTTGATTCTATTTGCATGGTAGAAAGGCAAGGTTTATTCAATGGTGGCAGTGCATTTATTTACAcgtataagaaataaaaccaggGACCAGTAGTCCGGGAACAGTGTTAGCAAAACCTCCAAACAACCGGAAATTTGGCATATTATCACCTATTTTAGGTtaatttagtaaaattctaaGTACGGCAGCAAGTAATctatccaaaacaataaacaggcaTACATAATCCAAAGGGAGATTATTATacgaatatattatatcattactgtatataaaaatagatatatatgtgtgtgtgtatgtgtgtgtttgtatgtgtgtgtgcgtgtgtgtgtgtgtgtgtgtgtgtgtgtgtgtgtgtgtgtgtgtgtgtgtgtgtgcgtgcgtgtgcatatatatatatatatatatatatatatatatatatatatatacatatatgtatgtgtgtgtgtgtgtgtgtgtgtgcgtgcgtgtgcatatatatatacatatatgtatgtgtgtgtgtgtgtgtgtgcatatatatatatatatatatatatatatatatatatatatatgtctgtgtgtgcatacacacacacacacacacacacacacacacacacacacacacactgactcacacatatatctttatatttgtatatacagtgttgatattatatatatatatatatatatatatatataaatatatatatatatatatataaagtaatttgaCCTAACTGAAAAAAATggcatgaaaaagggaaaaaagtatgGTACTTAACCTACTTAATAAATCAATAAGTGAATTTGTAGAGTATTTATTAAGTTTGATAAGAAAGTCACTCAAATACGCCTATATACGGAGGGAATAAATTGTATGTTGTAACTACAGTAATGCCATCAAAGGAATTCCTATTACAGTtcgatgatatacatacatatgatatacatattggtACAATTAAGATAAATCAGCAATTGGTTAAGAACGAGCACTTCTTCAAGGCCTCAGGAGGGTGAGCGCGAGAGCAGCGAAGAGGAGTCCCAGGGACACAGCATTGGTCGCTGCGCCGTCCTTCCCGGGAATCGGGCCAATGACGTTGTTGCCCccgtcgtcgccgccgccgccacctgcAGGAGCAAGCGTTTTCTTCATTTGGTAAAAATAAGTGTCCACAACGGCTGTAATATACGCGTTTGTGGAGACAGATACATTGCGATATCAGAACAATGGAAATGCGAAATACGTGGACTCAATTATGACCCAGTTTTCGTTTGCGTTGACTCACCCGTCAGTGGCTTGTCTCCAGGCCCGACGTTGCACTTGGGAGTGTTGCAGTAAGTCTGGTAAATGCGATATGAAGCGTCTACCGTTTCCGTGGTACTCATTTTGGAGGGGCAGTTCTCCTGACATCCACGAGAGAACGATATCACCTTCCCTAAGCAACAAAATACCGTGAAATAGTATAAGAACGTACCAGATACATAGATCAAGAAATTTCGCTTGATGCATTTATTTAATGAAATTGCACTTTTACTATGATTCTATAGCATTTGGGATTTCCTGTGTCATAAATTGCACTAGTTAGAAAAGGAGGAAGTCCAACACAAGCAGCGTGTAATTTACCGGGTTCCTCGACATACTCCTGGCGAAAGATGGTGCAGCAGCCGCGGTCTCCCTTGTCGCAGTCCGTGACGGGACTGCCGTTCAGAACGTTGTCAGGGTCATTCACACAAGTGAGCTCGTTCACGGTGCTCACGCAAGTGTAACACTGGATGTTTCCTATGTTGGGATATCATAATCAAAAGATTTATCGAGCTTATTTAAAAGGGGAAAGAGCATCTACCGTGGTAAAGGTAAgcttaaaaaataaaacgaagcaaATAATTTTCTATGAAGACATCAAAAAATTATTTATCACTCTCGTGAAGgttaaaatattaacaaaataaataaataataacgttTTTGTTAATCTAGTGgtataataaaagtgaaaagaatGGTAATTAACTTAAAATTACCTAACGTATTGTAAATAAACCTTTGATAATACCTTGGAATGAGGCAAGCGGTTCGCAAACAAATGCCGCGCCATGCATGTAAATTAAAATCGAGAGATCTACAGATGCTCATCACGTCCCCTCACCTGCTGCGTTGTGCACAGAAGCTGCAAGGGCGCAGGCCAACAGAAGAAGCTGACGAGGCGCCATTATTAAAGCACCAGAACAAAGGAGTCACACCAGCAACGCAGACACGGGTATCGGTGCTCGCTCACTTGTGGTGCTTATCGCGAATGCCCATGGCTTATAACTTATCGTAATCTAATCTTTGAATGTGTCACATACGAATTGAACGTCCTACTATCAGTATTTATCAAATATTTGAACAAGAATGCACAGTCTTTACTTAATATTAAcaactccctcgctctctctctaccgaACAGCCTACATCGAAGAatatattactattcattatctatctatctatatatatatatatatttccttttcatcaccttccctatttctatctattattgtctccttatctctcttcctttcccagaACTCCCAACTTTCTATCTTCGTTCTCTTTAAGTTTCTAAATCTATTTCTGTATCTTCCTATTTCTTTAAggtctcctttcatctctcttcaattttgtttttcttctcactccacttttgtttcccctctattcacctatctttctacttctcccttctcgttttctctcttcgctcttcccccataccccccccccctctctctctctctctctctctctctctctctctctctctctctctctctttctctctctcttctctctctctctctctctctctctctctctctctctctctctctctctctctctctctctctctctctctctctctctcttctctctctctctctctctctctctctctctctctctctctctctctctctctctctctctcaccgcattttttctccccctctctctctctctctctctctcccctttctctttcttctctctctcattctccaccctctctctctttccgccctctctctctcccctcctctgtctctatcactctctctctttctccctcgctctttctttctcccccctctctctttcttctctccctctctctccttcttctctctttcttctctctcttttctctctttcttctctctctcttctctctttcttctctctctctctttctctttctctttcttgtctctctttttctttctctttcttttccctctctttttctttctctttctctctctctctctctctctctctctctctctctctctctctctctctctctctctctctctctctctctctctctctctctctctcaccgcatattttctccccccctctctctctctctctctctctctctctctctctctctctctctctctctctctctctctctctctctctctctctctctctctctctctctctctctctctctctctctctctctctctcctttctctttcttctctctcttattctccaccctctctctcttttcaccctatctctctcccctcctctgtctctatcactctctctctttctctctttcgctctttctctctctctctctctctctctctctctctctctctctctctctctctctctctctctctctctctctctctctctctctctctctctctctctctctctctctctctctctctctctctctctctctcctttctctttcttatctctcttattatccaccctctctctcttttcaccctctctctctcccctcctctgtctctatcactctctctctttctctctttcgctctctctctctctctctctctctctctctctctctctctctctctctctctctctctatctatctatctatctatctatctatctatctatctatctctatctcaatctctcctctctctctctctctatatatatatatttttttttttctctctctctctctctcctctctctctcctctctctctcctctctctctcctctctctctctctctctctctctctctctctctctctctctctctctctctctctctctctctctctctctctctctctctctctctctctctctctctctctctctctctctctctctctctctctctctctctatctatctatctatctatctctatctctatctctatctctcctctctctctctctctctctctctctctctctctctctctctctctctctctctctctctctctctctctctctctctttctctctctctctctctctctctctctctctctctctctctctctctctctctctctctctctctctccctctctctctctctctctctacaaaaataaataatttgattttcaaaataaaacaaaatagaaaagcaATATCGATTCTTATCGGCTAATATAATCTCCACAATTAGATTTAATTAAACGAATTCCACATGACGCAGTACATGATTTTCCGTTTTACATAAGGTTACGTGTTACAATACGTTTTACGTTTTAtagttttactctctctttctcttctctctctctctctctctctctctctctctctctatctatctatctatctatctatctatctctctctctctctctctctctctctctctctctctctctctctctctctctctctctctctctcactctctctttctctctcactctctctttctctctcactctctctctctctctcactctctttcttgctttctctccctctctcccgctgcctctctctttctatctctctctccctccctcttactccccttctctgcctctctctttctctccatatctttttctccctctctctctcactctctctctcactcactctctctctctctctctctctctctctc is a genomic window containing:
- the LOC125033617 gene encoding uncharacterized protein LOC125033617, giving the protein MAPRQLLLLACALAASVHNAAGNIQCYTCVSTVNELTCVNDPDNVLNGSPVTDCDKGDRGCCTIFRQEYVEEPGKVISFSRGCQENCPSKMSTTETVDASYRIYQTYCNTPKCNVGPGDKPLTGGGGGDDGGNNVIGPIPGKDGAATNAVSLGLLFAALALTLLRP